From Anopheles coluzzii chromosome 3, AcolN3, whole genome shotgun sequence, the proteins below share one genomic window:
- the LOC120956733 gene encoding polyadenylate-binding protein produces MNPGAPNYQMASLYVGDLHSDITEATLFEKFSSAGPVLSIRVCRDLITRRSLGYAYVNFQQPADAERALDTMNFDPIKGRPIRIMWSQRDPSLRKSGVGNVFIKNLDKKIDNKAMYDTFSAFGNILSCKVAQDEKGQSKGYGFVHFETEESANTSIEKVNGMLLNEKKVYVGRFISRKEREKELGEKAKLFTNVYVKNFGEDLTEEALRDMFEKFGPITSHRVMTKDGKSRGFGFVAFEKPEDAEEAVQKLNGKELSDGKVLYVGRAQKKNERQMELKRRFEQLKMERLTRYHGVNLYVKNLDDTIDDERLRKEFAPYGTITSAKVMLDEGRSKGFGFVCFSAPDEATKAVTEMNGRIVGSKPLYVALAQRKEERKSHLASQYIQRVNSLRMQHIGQVYQQSGSYFMPTIAQPQRFYGPQVAPVRTAPRWSANAQMRPNAGNQNVAANAPAGGYPAMTAAHVANNQYRQAGNVRGANQQAPNAQSAQANSAAMRNAARPITGQQTAANMQTRPVAPQLAAGQARTPNYKFTQSMRNPQVPQPVPIPAQPVAQQAVIVKGQEPLTTSMLAAAQPAEQKQMLGERLFPLIELMYPNLAGKITGMLLEIDNSELLHMLEHKESLNAKAEEAVAVLQAHQKSSAQTN; encoded by the exons ATGAATCCCGGCGCACCGAACTACCAGATGGCCTCGCTGTACGTGGGCGACCTGCACTCGGACATTACCGAGGCGACGCTGTTCGAGAAGTTCTCGTCGGCCGGCCCGGTCCTGTCGATTCGCGTCTGCCGCGACCTGATCACACGCCGCTCCCTCGGCTACGCGTACGTCAACTTCCAGCAGCCCGCCGATG CCGAGCGTGCACTGGATACGATGAACTTCGACCCGATCAAGGGCCGCCCGATCCGCATCATGTGGTCGCAGCGTGACCCGTCGCTGCGCAAGTCCGGCGTCGGCAACGTGTTCATCAAGAACCTGGACAAAAAGATCGACAACAAGGCGATGTACGACACGTTCTCCGCGTTCGGCAACATCCTGAGCTGCAAGGTGGCGCAGGACGAGAAGGGCCAGAGCAAGGGGTACGGGTTCGTGCACTTCGAGACGGAGGAGTCGGCCAACACCTCGATCGAGAAGGTCAACGGCATGCTGCTGAACGAGAAGAAGGTGTACGTCGGCCGCTTCATCTCGCGCAAGGAGCGCGAGAAGGAGCTCGGCGAGAAGGCGAAGCTGTTCACGAACGTGTACGTGAAGAACTTCGGCGAGGATCTGACCGAGGAGGCGCTGCGCGACATGTTCGAGAAGTTCGGCCCGATCACGAGCCACCGCGTGATGACGAAGGACGGCAAGAGCCGCGGCTTCGGCTTCGTCGCGTTCGAGAAGCCGGAGGACGCGGAGGAGGCGGTGCAGAAGCTGAACGGCAAGGAGCTGAGCGACGGCAAGGTGCTGTACGTGGGCCGCGCCCAGAAGAAGAACGAGCGCCAGATGGAGCTGAAGCGCCGGTTCGAGCAGCTGAAGATGGAGCGCCTGACGCGCTACCACGGCGTCAACCTGTACGTGAAGAACCTGGACGACACGATCGACGACGAGCGGCTGCGCAAGGAGTTCGCCCCGTACGGTACGATCACCTCGGCCAAGGTGATGCTGGACGAGGGCCGCTCGAAGGGCTTCGGCTTCGTGTGCTTCTCCGCGCCGGACGAGGCGACCAAGGCGGTGACGGAAATGAACGGCCGCATCGTCGGCAGCAAGCCACTGTACGTCGCGCTCGCCCAGCGCAAGGAGGAGCGCAAGTCGCACCTGGCCAGCCAGTACATCCAGCGCGTGAACAGCCTGCGCATGCAGCACATCGGGCAGGTGTACCAGCAGAGCGGCAGCTACTTCATGCCGACCATCGCCCAGCCGCAGCGCTTCTACGGGCCGCAGGTGGCGCCGGTGCGTACCGCGCCCCGCTGGTCCGCCAACGCCCAGATGCGCCCGAACGCGGGCAACCAGAACGTGGCGGCCAATGCACCGGCCGGCGGCTACCCGGCCATGACGGCGGCCCACGTCGCCAACAACCAGTACCGCCAGGCGGGTAACGTGCGCGGCGCCAACCAGCAGGCCCCGAACGCCCAGTCGGCCCAGGCCAACTCGGCCGCCATGCGCAATGCGGCGCGCCCGATCACCGGCCAGCAGACCGCGGCCAACATGCAGACGCGCCCGGTTGCGCCGCAGCTGGCCGCCGGACAGGCCCGCACGCCCAACTACAAGTTCACGCAGTCCATGCGCAATCCGCAGGTGCCGCAGCCGGTGCCGATCCCAGCTCAACCCGTTGCTCAGCAGGCTGTCATCGTTAAAG GTCAAGAACCGCTTACCACCAGCATGCTGGCTGCTGCTCAGCCGGCTGAACAGAAGCAGATGCTTGGCGAGCGGCTGTTCCCGCTGATCGAGCTCATGTATCCGAACCTTGCCGGCAAAATCACGGGCATGTTGCTCGAGATCGACAACTCGGAGCTGCTGCACATGCTGGAGCATAAGGAGTCGCTCAACGCGAAGGCTGAGGAGGCTGTGGCTGTGCTGCAGGCTCACCAGAAGTCTTCGGCCCAAACCAactaa
- the LOC120958528 gene encoding protein phyllopod, with protein MSSGGSSSTAGSNAGGATAAANQPGQAADVGNRGSDGSGQSAATNGPEGNIVEKQPNGGGGASAGGGTHEPHASSPAHQHRHGGGQGGGTTTTSTSTVLRRKTNVCLICGIYTNLSLNIFEPRNGPNIVDVIYEKYKFRAERGDNADKHICFSCNNWLINWYSLQNTSSGSSRAYEPAPSTSRSSSAAAADSSNNSSRPGGRRQHAHKPRTKAPHRHVYPPPAGDKENRPQKRTVHQPDQHGQISSTTGSLEEGWEGRPAQQLHPYAKKLHAPCTARRGTLALKESNGQQVGGNGWWNERSHKQLSDAVVSSSTEEGPDPYRILVKPFESRLIQMLQGQGTSVTKEQVAPNRAGPWVPPRTIDSANGNCVKMAPQRTAPDANGNDASSDVRNDAPEDADDSGGEIVISFDTTLSEVIDVVPSLKAIQCWYGHGDSGSSSLESPARNDGDPVRSLRQRLSSGALTVSLIDGEAHRGCSSGGYV; from the exons ATGAGCAGCGGTGGCTCGTCCTCAACGGCCGGAAGTAATGCGGGTGGTGCGACGGCCGCAGCAAACCAACCTGGGCAGGCGGCGGACGTTGGGAACCGTGGATCGGACGGAAGTGGCCAGTCCGCCGCCACCAACGGGCCGGAGGGAAACATCGTGGAAAAGCAGccgaacggtggtggtggtgctagtGCGGGCGGTGGCACGCACGAACCGCACGCCTCCTCACCCGCCCATCAGCATCGGCACGGGGGCGGCCAGGGCGgtgggacgacgacgacgtccaCCAGCACGGTGCTGCGGCGCAAGACGAACGTTTGTCTGATCTGCGGCATCTACACCAATCTGTCCCTCAACATCTTCGAGCCGCGCAACGGGCCGAACATTGTGGACGTTATCTACGAAAAGTACAAGTTTCGG GCCGAGCGGGGTGATAACGCGGACAAACACATCTGCTTCAGCTGCAACAACTGGCTGATCAATTGGTACTCGCTGCAGAATACCTCGTCGGGCAGCTCGCGCGCTTACGAACCGGCCCCATCGACGAGCCGCTCCTCCTCGGCAGCCGCCGccgacagcagcaacaacagcagccggCCCGGCGGTCGCCGCCAGCATGCCCACAAGCCGCGCACGAAAGCTCCGCATCGCCACGTTTACCCTCCGCCGGCCGGTGATAAGGAAAATCGTCCCCAAAAACGTACCGTGCATCAACCGGACCAGCACGGCCAGATATCTTCCACCACGGGCAGCTTGGAGGAAGGCTGGGAAGGAAGGCCGGCCCAGCAGCTCCATCCGTACGCGAAAAAGCTGCACGCACCGTGCACAGCACGCCGTGGAACGCTTGCGCTGAAGGAAAGCAATGGTCAGCAAGTCGGTGGCAATGGGTGGTGGAACGAACGCTCTCACAAGCAGCTGTCGGACGCTGTCGTCTCGAGCAGTACGGAGGAGGGCCCCGATCCGTACCGGATACTAGTCAAACCGTTCGAAAGCCGCCTCATACAGATGCTGCAAGGCCAGGGCACGAGTGTGACGAAGGAGCAAGTCGCACCGAACCGTGCCGGCCCGTGGGTACCACCACGCACGATCGATAGCGCGAACGGGAACTGCGTGAAGATGGCGCCCCAACGAACGGCGCCCGATGCGAATGGAAATGACGCTAGCAGTGACGTTCGGAACGATGCGCCAGAGGATGCGGACGATAGTGGCGGGGAGATTGTAATCAGCTTCGATACAACCCTGTCGGAAGTGATCGATGTCGTACCGTCACTGAAAGCCATCCAATGCTGGTACGGCCATGGGGATTCAGGGTCGTCATCGTTGGAGTCACCGGCACGCAACGACGGCGATCCCGTACGCTCTCTGCGCCAGCGATTATCCTCCGGAGCGCTTACCGTGTCGCTTATTGACGGTGAGGCGCACCGTGGTTGTTCCAGTGGTGGTTACGTTTAG
- the LOC120956732 gene encoding uncharacterized protein LOC120956732, with the protein MPSPSGNTKTATATPTNGGGGALSEEALAAISVVRALVASRKETSNVLSVLRDYRQLEGDPLPYRKFGFSTVEEFLLASGEFLIKASAGESTRIYIKPNRDSAHIQNMVAAQKTTKSGGSGKKSSFVALRQPTGPWSAKGFASPATAYSRIYQQMSGGGRTTNSGSGYSPKKSVTFGAVPQQQQQQQSPKGFRSQGFWTTNSGGGGQQQAQGQQLRAITKSKAAGSPQQNAQRNGNSASPEANNNSRSTKNYNLNGGGQQQQQLSSNDLRHRLNERNSTLSRSSVEMRQAAKALATVSSNVVGVGNAVRQSGGTTARKQLPFSVEDKSAKKPQQQQQQQQQQQQQGSNARNASQAKEAAARNGGSNRLNVVLSGSGRVVSLPMPPAPLPLMSIAVPPPIATAPAKSVNSRLNVAKAAVPGEGSSAPTTPAFAPAPARAPAAAAPAYQRAKSLDERTSTAATAAYPYQGARVPPNAMPYIEPPKLPTLPGKKSLQDRLKINQEVADEDLEKVAKLQTSPPIVTEPTPPMESKLPSKTTTLPSGTSFYPTNGSSYTASGMVNGAATGGVFTWDDPNATPVEILMRYSQHKGFARPEYGYYKLKSGRYQCLVTVNGSSYSTYPEDFVSQFEGQFAAAMNAIEAIRRDESRQLYSKCLDSDRDIAHHIHGLLASCPHGMFSKNIPNAFQETHRALLPDHWFAIIDQYANQLFVLEDGPNGDWIVYAREQPSGSDVESNTSEACQMAVNQLTLPWDDQYWNLYVTNPVSTVEVWARLVGKEYSDKMDSLITDIEMSMMTNQASAKKDVAAAVGEYYLVSISDCWFRVRVVEINYETNQCQCFFIDIGDSEQLALDQLYRCEPQYLDLPAQAICFTLEGLEDFSENPTAKHILGQRINHRVLIGMILSKREEYEQAEQRDGIGSSSLKVVLYDTSSAEDEVVNPILLQQICKSMPVPELNRKSVNYVSITYVDDQGDVYCQKDGAMNYIQKLITNLTQSDALEDQHRGLYNTKASDQQQLYLVQDETDGKWYRAVREAEESGPYCRMHYVDIGCRRRANVQNIYRLDSLSLGLRSYPPQAIRMRMYELPGCADPQVLSRLRAFLKPAVPAMAKVFSMASAILPLVKLYVHVSDRDAGNNILVCVNEAIKIEKELEMGSERISLSPRVGFGEDGGPGSVNNSGSDTTTVSQSTGTSYSMSSSDGKELASRFDALHLSKGAADAKKNTTPTTTTAGSKAIAKLAKITLPAVGQVFNVKVTIANNPKFFFVQPYAYLEQLDTLMRELQDFCMTKAQPVRKDQVRPGEAYAAVNNLGHWYRALVVNINPFGPTPIHAYFCDFGQVQQLDAGALRVLPPEFRVLPQQAIKAKLYGVKPLHHDWTISDAMRFKELTADSNFASIVRSIQPDELNPQEQLIELELIDVSGEDDIVLHKILVDEGRAVYAAEAHTV; encoded by the exons atgccTTCACCCAGTGGGAACACCAAAACGGCCACCGCCACCCCAAcaaacggtggtggtggtgccctATCGGAGGAAGCCCTGGCAGCCATCTCGGTCGTGCGGGCCCTTGTGGCCTCGCGCAAAGAAACGTCCAACGTGCTGAGCGTGCTGCGCGACTACCGACAGCTCGAGGGCGATCCGCTGCCCTACCGAAAGTTTGGTTTCTCCACCGTCGAGGAGTTTCTGCTCGCGAGCGGCGAGTTTCTGATCAAGGCGAGCGCGGGCGAATCGACGCGCATCTACATCAAGCCGAACCGCGACTCGGCCCACATCCAGAACATGGTGGCGGCCCAGAAAACGACCAAGAGCGGCGGCTCGGGCAAGAAGTCGAGCTTTGTCGCGCTGCGCCAACCGACCGGACCGTGGAGTGCGAAGGGTTTCGCCAGTCCGGCGACCGCGTACAGCCGCATCTACCAGCAGATGTCGGGCGGGGGGCGCACGACGAACAGTGGCAGCGGCTACTCGCCCAAGAAGTCGGTCACGTTCGGGGCGgtgccccagcagcagcagcagcagcaatcgccGAAAGGGTTCCGGTCCCAGGGCTTTTGGACGACGAACAGTGGTGGAGGTGGTCAGCAGCAAGCACAGGGACAGCAGTTGCGGGCAATTACCAAGAGCAAAGCTGCTGGCTCGCCCCAGCAGAACGCGCAGCGCAATGGAAACTCAGCCTCGCCCGAGGCGAACAATAACAGCCGCTCGACGAAGAATTACAATCTCAATGGAggcggacagcagcagcagcagctttctTCCAACGATTTACGACACAGGCTGAACGAGCGGAACAGCACGCTCAGCCGCTCGTCGGTCGAGATGCGCCAGGCGGCCAAAGCGCTCGCAACCGTTTCCTCCAACGTGGTCGGGGTGGGTAATGCCGTCCGGCAGAGTGGTGGTACTACTGCACGAAAGCAGCTACCGTTTAGCGTCGAAGACAAAAGCGCTAAaaagccacagcagcagcagcagcagcaacaacagcaacagcaacagggaTCGAATGCACGAAATGCATCGCAAGCGAAGGAAGCTGCCGCTCGCAACGGTGGTAGTAACAGGCTGAACGTCGTGTTGTCCGGATCCGGTCGGGTGGTTTCGTTACCAATGCCGCCCGCCCCGCTGCCGCTGATGTCGATCGCGGTCCCGCCACCGATCGCCACCGCCCCAGCGAAAAGTGTAAACTCAAGACTGAACGTGGCGAAGGCAGCAGTGCCGGGAGAGGGCAGCAGTGCACCCACCACTCCCGCGTTCGCACCAGCACCCGCACGagcacctgctgctgctgctccggccTACCAGCGGGCGAAATCACTGGACGAACGGACGTccactgccgccaccgccgcctaTCCCTACCAGGGCGCTCGTGTACCGCCCAATGCGATGCCTTACATCGAGCCGCCCAAACTGCCCACCCTGCCGGGCAAGAAGTCGCTCCAGGATCGGCTAAAGATCAACCAGGAGGTGGCGGACGAGGATCTGGAGAAGGTGGCCAAACTGCAGACCTCTCCTCCGATCGTCACCGAACCGACACCGCCAATGGAATCGAAACTACCgtccaaaacaacaacccttCCAAGCGGTACCAGCTTCTACCCCACTAACGGCTCATCGTACACCGCATCGGGCATGGTGAATGGAGCCGCAACGGGCGGCGTGTTCACCTGGGACGACCCGAACGCTACGCCGGTCGAGATACTGATGCGGTACAGCCAGCACAAAGGCTTTGCAAGGCCGGAGTACGGTTACTACAAGCTGAAGAGCGGTCGCTACCAGTGCCTGGTGACGGTGAACGGTTCCTCCTACTCGACCTACCCGGAAGACTTTGTCAGCCAGTTCGAGGGCCAGTTTGCGGCGGCGATGAACGCGATCGAGGCGATCCGGCGCGACGAATCGCGCCAGCTGTACAGCAAGTGTTTGGACTCGGACCGCGACATTGCGCACCACATCCACGGGCTGCTGGCGAGCTGCCCGCACGGCATGTTCAGCAAGAACATCCCGAACGCGTTCCAGGAGACGCACCGGGCGCTGCTGCCGGATCACTGGTTCGCGATCATCGACCAGTACGCGAACCAGCTGTTCGTGCTGGAGGACGGCCCGAACGGGGACTGGATTGTGTACGCGCGGGAGCAACCGTCCGGGTCGGACGTGGAGTCGAACACGTCCGAGGCGTGCCAGATGGCGGTAAATCAGCTGACGCTGCCGTGGGACGACCAGTACTGGAATCTGTACGTCACGAATCCGGTCTCGACGGTGGAGGTTTGGGCGCGGCTCGTCGGCAAGGAGTATAGC GACAAGATGGACTCGCTCATTACCGACATCGAAATGTCGATGATGACGAACCAGGCGAGCGCGAAAAAGGACGTGGCGGCCGCGGTCGGCGAGTACTATCTCGTCTCGATCAGCGACTGCTGGTTCCGGGTGCGCGTGGTCGAGATCAACTACGAGACGAACCAGTGCCAGTGCTTCTTCATCGACATCGGCGACAGCGAGCAGCTGGCCCTGGATCAGCTGTACCGCTGCGAGCCGCAGTACCTGGACCTGCCCGCCCAGGCCATCTGCTTTACGCTCGAGGGGCTGGAAGACTTTAGCGAAAACCCGACGGCCAAACACATCCTCGGCCAGCGCATCAACCATCGCGTGCTGATCGGGATGATACTGTCGAAGCGCGAGGAGTACGAGCAGGCCGAACAGCGGGACGGCATTGGGTCGAGCTCGTTGAAGGTCGTGCTGTACGATACGTCGTCGGCGGAGGACGAGGTGGTGAATCCGATACTGCTGCAGCAGATCTGCAAGAGCATGCCGGTGCCGGAGCTGAACCGGAAGTCGGTCAACTACGTAAGCATTACGTACGTGGACGACCAGGGTGACGTGTACTGTCAGAAGGACGGTGCGATGAACTACATACAG AAACTGATCACCAATCTGACACAATCGGACGCACTGGAGGACCAGCACCGTGGCCTGTACAACACCAAAGCGtccgaccagcagcagctctacCTGGTGCAGGACGAAACCGACGGCAAATGGTACCGTGCGGTGCGGGAGGCGGAAGAGTCCGGCCCGTACTGCCGCATGCACTACGTCGACATCGGCTGCCGGCGGCGAGCGAACGTGCAAAACATCTATCGGCTCGATTCGCTCAGCCTCGGGCTGCGCAGCTACCCGCCGCAAGCCATCCGGATGCGCATGTACGAGCTGCCGGGCTGTGCCGATCCGCAGGTACTATCCCGCCTGCGCGCCTTCCTGAAGCCGGCCGTCCCGGCGATGGCGAAGGTGTTCTCGATGGCGTCCGCCATCCTGCCGCTGGTGAAGCTGTACGTGCACGTGTCGGACCGCGACGCCGGCAACAACATACTGGTGTGCGTGAACGAAGCGATCAAGATCGAGAAGGAGCTCGAGATGGGCTCGGAACGCATCAGCCTTTCGCCGCGCGTCGGTTTCGGCGAGGATGGGGGGCCCGGTTCGGTGAACAATTCGGGCTCGGACACGACCACCGTTTCGCAGTCGACGGGGACCAGCTACTCGATGAGCAGCTCGGATGGCAAGGAGCTGGCCAGCCGGTTCGATGCGCTGCACCTCAGCAAGGGTGCGGCGGATGCGAAAAAGAACACCACGCCAACGACGACCACCGCCGGTTCGAAAGCAATCGCCAAGCTGGCGAAAATAACGCTCCCCGCCGTCGGGCAGGTGTTTAACGTGAAGGTGACGATCGCCAACAATCCGAAGTTTTTCTTCGTCCAGCCGTACGCTTACCTGGAGCAGCTGGACACGCTGATGCGCGAACTGCAGGACTTTTGCATGACGAAAGCCCAACCGGTTCGGAAGGATCAGGTCCGGCCGGGTGAAGCGTACGCGGCCGTCAACAATCTCGGCCACTGGTACCG TGCCCTGGTGGTGAACATTAATCCGTTTGGACCGACGCCGATCCACGCCTACTTTTGTGATttcggacaggtgcagcagcTCGATGCCGGTGCACTGCGTGTACTGCCGCCCGAGTTTCGCGTACTGCCACAGCAGGCCATTAAAGCCAAGCTTTACG GTGTAAAACCGCTGCACCACGATTGGACCATATCGGACGCGATGCGGTTCAAGGAGCTGACCGCTGACAGCAACTTTGCCAGCATCGTGCGCAGCATCCAGCCGGACGAGCTCAATCCGCAGGAGCAGCTGATCGAGCTCGAGCTGATCGACGTGTCCGGGGAGGACGATATAGTGCTGCATAAAATACTCGTGGACGAGGGCAGGGCCGTTTATGCGGCCGAAGCGCACACCGTCTAG
- the LOC120956734 gene encoding polyadenylate-binding protein-like — translation MFMHRFHRVDRSDGWRIYLRPSYTLSSQTGPKSSGTSKENPPTDNDTQVYVKDFPDNFTASELRNLFMRFGCITSHRIIMRDGKSRGFGFVNFKLEEDAVKAVAELHGKHQFPNGKRLHATVVQKNVLYVKHLPEDVTWKQLLQLFATQGSVKYANLVMDERGIDRGYPSGMATVCFHKSEHAALAIANLNGARVLGNRLTVEYVKTKSELRKEKFDIYFKSDDSSTSATTLNDVSPLPLVPTSDDAAREKQSFAIRLSTAVRGVFPEKREQIVQLLLEFDNAQLSLMLDQPNLLKQKVEAAERLIAKVESASIERLRLL, via the exons ATGTTTATGCATCGTTTCCACCGTGTCGACCGTTCCGATGGATGGCGGATTTATCTCAGACCATCCTACACTTTGTCCTCCCAAACCGGCCCCAAAAGTAGCGGAACTTCGAAAG AAAATCCCCCCACTGATAACGATACGCAGGTGTATGTGAAGGATTTCCCAGACAACTTTACAGCCTCGGAGCTGCGTAACCTGTTCATGAGGTTTGGCTGCATCACCAGCCATCGCATCATCATGCGGGATGGCAAGAGTCGCGGCTTTGGCTTTGTCAACTTCAAGCTCGAAGAAGATGCGGTGAAAGCGGTGGCGGAGCTGCACGGCAAGCACCAGTTTCCGAACGGGAAGCGTCTTCACGCGACGGTGGTGCAGAAAAATGTGCTGTACGTTAAGCATCTTCCGGAAGATGTAACATGGAAGCAGCTGCTCCAGCTGTTCGCGACGCAGGGCAGCGTCAAGTACGCGAACTTGGTAATGGACGAGCGCGGCATCGACCGGGGCTACCCGTCGGGCATGGCCACCGTCTGCTTCCACAAGTCCGAACATGCCGCTCTTGCGATCGCGAACCTAAATGGTGCCCGCGTGCTAGGGAATCGTCTAACGGTGGAATACGTGAAAACGAAGAGCGAACTGCGGAAGGAAAAGTTTGACATCTACTTTAAATCAGATGATTCGTCCACCAGTGCAACCACACTGAACGATGTGTCTCCCCTTCCTCTCG TTCCGACGTCGGACGATGCCGCACGCGAGAAACAATCGTTTGCCATCCGGTTGAGTACGGCTGTGCGAGGCGTTTTTCCAGAGAAACGTGAACAGATCGTACAACTACTGCTCGAGTTTGATAATGCACAGCTGTCCTTGATGCTGGACCAGCCGAATTTGCTGAAACAGAAGGTGGAGGCCGCCGAACGGCTTATTGCAAAGGTAGAGTCAGCGTCAATTGAGCGACTACGGCTTCTGTAA